The genomic DNA ATGGGGCAGCGCCTCTGGTAGCCAAAGGAAAACTGAAAGGGGTGTTAGAGGTCTTCTATCGGCGCCCCTTCGCGCCGGATGCAGAATGGAAACGCCTGCTGGAGTTGCTTGCCGATCAGGCCGCCCTGGCAATTGATAATGCCGAGATGTTCGACGAACTGCGGCGCGCCAACTTAAAGCTCTCCCTGGCTTATGAGGCGACCATCGAGGGCTGGTCGAAAGCCCTTGAATTGCGCGATAAGGAAACCGAAGGACATACCTTGCGCGTAACCGAATTGACCCTGAAACTGGCAAACCGCCTGGGCGTTGACCCCGCCTTACTGCCACACATCCGCCGCGGCAGCATCTTACATGACATCGGGAAGCTTGCCATTCCGGATGCCATCCTGCTCAAACCTGGCCCGCTGAGCGAGGAGGAACGGGCGTTGATGCAACAGCACCCGCGCATTGCTTATGAAATGCTGTCGCCGATCGAATATCTGGCCCCAGCGCTGAACATCCCCTACTGTCACCACGAACGCTGGGATGGCAGCGGTTATCCGCGCCGTTTGAAAGGGGAAGAGATTCCGCTCGAGGCGCGCATCTTTGCCGTTGCCGATGTGTGGGATGCGCTGACCAGCGACCGCCCGTATCGGCGCGCCTGGAGCCGCGCCGAGGCGCTTGCTTATCTCCGCCAGCAAGCGGGTAGACAATTTGATCCGCGCGTGGTTCAGGCGTTCTTAGAAATTTTGGAAGAAAATTGCGAGGCAGAGGAAAGCAATTCGTAGCAAGGAAGCGCTCCATTATTGCCGCGGCACTTCCTCCAGTTGCACCTGCACGGTCAGCAGGCGTCCATCTCGCCACACGACCACCGCAATCTTATCTCCGGGCTGGTAGCGGTAAAGAGCATTAATGTAGGAGTGGTCTTCATCCAGCTTCACCTCGCCGATCTGCACCAGAATATCGCCGCGGCGCAAGCCGGCTTTGCTTGCCGGACTATCGGCGAAGACCTGGGTGATGTACACTCCCCATTCGACGCCCAGGTTGTAGATGGCTGCCACGCGCGGCGTCACCAGTTGCCAGCGAATGCCCAGGTACGGGCGCGCGACATATCCTTTCTGGATGATCTGCTCGGCCACTTCGCGGGCGGTGTTGATCGGAATCGCAAATCCCAGCCCTTCGGCAATGGCTCCCGAACCGGTCGAGCGGACGATCAGGGTATTGATGCCGATCACCTGTCCGTCCAGATTGACCAGCGGTCCGCCGGAGTTGCCCTGATTGATGGCTGCGTCGGTCTGGATCAGGTTTTCGATCTGGTATCCCTGTCCGGTATCGATCGAACGACCGGTGGCGCTGATCACGCCGAGGGTAACGGTGTTGCGGAAATCTCCCAGAGGCGAGCCAATGGCAATGACCATCTCTCCCGGTGTGACCAGATCAGAATTGCCCAGTTCCGCTACGGCTGGCGGAGAGGAATCAATTTTCAATACGGCCAGGTCGGCGTAAATGTCTGTGCCAATCACCTGCGCCGCCTGCTGGCTGCCGTCGGACAGGATGACATTGACTTCCTCTACATCTTCGACCACATGTTGATTGGTGAGTAAATAGCCGTCGGGTGAGATGAAAACCCCGCTGCCGCTCACTGTCTGATCGCCGGTAGGTCCAAAGAAGGTCATCTGACCGGGTATCACGCCGACGACGGTCACAACCGCCGGGCTGACCTTTTGCACGGTCTGGATAATGCGCGATTGGGCTTCAGCCAGGTCCAGGGGTTGAGGGGAGCGATCGAATGCAGCAGGGGTTGGCAAAGCGGGGGTTGAGGAAGGCTGAGGCAGATTCAAGGTCACTCGTCCGCTTTCAACGGCACGCAAGACCAGAAAACTGCCCAGCCAGCCGCCCGCACACGCCGAAACAAAGGCGATAACCAGAATCAAAAGCGCAACGAGCAGGCGGTTAGTACTCATTCTTGTTTGGATTGCTCCTTGGGAAAGGTGATGGTGAAGGTCGTCCCTTCACCTGGGGCGCTCTGGACGGTGATGTTGCCACCCTGAATTTCGATCAACGACTTGACGATCGCCAGACCCAGGCCGGATTCGCCGTTTTGAGAGCGCGACGGATCGGCGCGGTAAAAGCGATCAAAGATGCGCGGCAGGTCCTCGGCGGCGATGCCAGCCCCGTTATCGCTCACCTGCAGGATAACCTGGTGGGCATCCTGGGCAGCCCGCAGCCTGATCGTGCCGCCCGGAGAGGTGTAACGCAGGGCGTTCTGGATCAGGTTGTCCAACACCTGAGCCATCCGTTCCGAATCCGCTCGAAGTGGAGCTAAAGGCTCCCGGGCTTCGACCAGCAGTTGAACCTGCTTCTGATCAGCCTGGATTTGGAAACGCGCCTGGGCGCGTTCGAGCATCGCTTTCGGATCGAGGGTTTGCAGGGCAAGCGGCAATTCTCCGGCGTCTGCCAGGGAAAGCAAACGCAGGTCGTCCACCAAACGGCTCAAATGTTGAGTTTCCTGGTGCAGGATTTGATAGACTTCCTCGCCTCCTTCGATCTTGCCGTCGCTGAGGGCTTCGGTATAGCCCTGGATCACCGTGAGCGGCGAGCGCAAATCATGGGCGATATCAGCCGTCATCTGGCGGCGAGCCTGGATGGCGCTCTCCAACTGACGGCTCATCTGGTTAAACGCCTGTGCCAGTTCTCCCAACTCATCCCGACTGCGCACCTGCACCTGCCGCCCATATCTGCCCTGGGCGATGTCG from Anaerolineae bacterium includes the following:
- a CDS encoding Serine protease, DegP/HtrA, do-like, giving the protein MSTNRLLVALLILVIAFVSACAGGWLGSFLVLRAVESGRVTLNLPQPSSTPALPTPAAFDRSPQPLDLAEAQSRIIQTVQKVSPAVVTVVGVIPGQMTFFGPTGDQTVSGSGVFISPDGYLLTNQHVVEDVEEVNVILSDGSQQAAQVIGTDIYADLAVLKIDSSPPAVAELGNSDLVTPGEMVIAIGSPLGDFRNTVTLGVISATGRSIDTGQGYQIENLIQTDAAINQGNSGGPLVNLDGQVIGINTLIVRSTGSGAIAEGLGFAIPINTAREVAEQIIQKGYVARPYLGIRWQLVTPRVAAIYNLGVEWGVYITQVFADSPASKAGLRRGDILVQIGEVKLDEDHSYINALYRYQPGDKIAVVVWRDGRLLTVQVQLEEVPRQ
- a CDS encoding Phosphate regulon sensor protein PhoR (SphS), which translates into the protein MRSITTKLILAFLLVGISGSLMVSLIIWQRTRSAFDQFMINREQERLLSLLLLFYQRRGSWQGIDTALQQLEPSPFPFGIPALDLERQPFTLADVRGVVLYSSEGGQIGQQLSRAELRRAIALELNGERVGWVVIPPLKRALQPGSVEERFLRTVRSATVFSAVGASILALLLGSLLAFGLTRTLHELKNAALDIAQGRYGRQVQVRSRDELGELAQAFNQMSRQLESAIQARRQMTADIAHDLRSPLTVIQGYTEALSDGKIEGGEEVYQILHQETQHLSRLVDDLRLLSLADAGELPLALQTLDPKAMLERAQARFQIQADQKQVQLLVEAREPLAPLRADSERMAQVLDNLIQNALRYTSPGGTIRLRAAQDAHQVILQVSDNGAGIAAEDLPRIFDRFYRADPSRSQNGESGLGLAIVKSLIEIQGGNITVQSAPGEGTTFTITFPKEQSKQE